The following are encoded together in the Dyella terrae genome:
- the rplA gene encoding 50S ribosomal protein L1, with amino-acid sequence MAKITKRLKAAQAAVQPGKLYGLEEALTIVKNNAKAKFAESVDVAVRLGIDAKKSDQGVRGSSLLPHGTGKTVKVAVFVPAGEKAEAAKAAGADAVGMDDLAERMQAGDLDFGRVIATPDAMRVVGKLGQLLGPRGLMPNPKDGSVTADVATAVKNAKAGQVKFRNDKAGIIHATIGKASFDAAQLADNLNALVNDLLKAKPSTAKGQYLQKVALSSTMGVGVPVEVSTLSVSTK; translated from the coding sequence ATGGCAAAGATCACGAAGCGTTTGAAGGCGGCCCAGGCCGCAGTGCAGCCGGGCAAGCTCTATGGCCTGGAAGAAGCCCTGACCATCGTCAAGAACAACGCCAAGGCGAAGTTCGCTGAGTCCGTGGACGTCGCCGTCCGCCTCGGCATTGACGCCAAGAAGTCCGACCAGGGTGTGCGTGGTTCGTCGCTGCTGCCGCACGGCACCGGTAAGACCGTCAAGGTCGCCGTGTTCGTGCCGGCGGGCGAGAAGGCCGAGGCCGCCAAGGCTGCCGGTGCTGATGCTGTCGGTATGGACGACCTGGCTGAGCGCATGCAGGCTGGTGATCTCGACTTCGGTCGCGTGATCGCTACGCCGGACGCGATGCGTGTGGTCGGTAAGCTTGGTCAGCTGCTCGGCCCCCGTGGCCTGATGCCGAACCCGAAGGACGGCTCGGTCACGGCCGACGTCGCCACGGCTGTCAAGAATGCCAAGGCCGGCCAGGTGAAGTTCCGCAACGACAAGGCGGGCATCATCCACGCCACCATCGGCAAGGCTAGCTTCGACGCTGCCCAGCTCGCGGACAACCTGAACGCTCTGGTCAACGACTTGCTGAAGGCCAAGCCGTCGACCGCCAAGGGTCAGTATCTGCAGAAGGTCGCTCTGTCGTCCACCATGGGCGTGGGCGTGCCGGTCGAAGTGTCGACTCTGTCGGTGTCGACCAAGTAA
- the rpoB gene encoding DNA-directed RNA polymerase subunit beta, with protein MTYSFTEKKRIRKDFGKRPPVLGVPNLLTIQTDSYREFLQEHVAPKQRDEKGLHAALKSVFPIVSYSGNAALEYVDYRLGEPPFDERECRNRGMTFGAPLRVTVRLVIYDKDSPASKKAVKYVKEQEVYMGEIPLMTDTGTFIINGTERVIVSQLHRSPGVFFDHDRGKTHSSGKLLFSARVIPYRGSWLDFEFDPKDALFTRIDRRRKLPVTVLLRALGYTNVEMLDVFFEHNVFHLGKKGGTTLELVAERLRGETLTFDLTIGDTVLVEAGKRITARHVRQLAAENITALEVPDDYPVGRILAIDVIDPKTGELLAQANDEITAEQLENFRKAGIEVVPTLYVNDLDRGAYISHTLRIDNTKTPLEALVEIYRMMRPGEPPTKDAAQNLFYNLFFTFDRYDLSAVGRMKFNRRVGRQEITGPGVLFDKRYFADRKEEEAQKLVASQGDRSDILDVLKVLIDIKNGHGTVDDIDHLGNRRVRSVGEMAENTFRIGLVRVERAVRERLSLAESEGLTPQELINAKPVAAAVKEFFGSSQLSQFMDQNNPLSEVTHKRRVSALGPGGLTRERAGFEVRDVHPTHYGRVCTIETPEGPNIGLINSLAVYARTNQYGFLETPYRKVVGGKVTDQVDYLSAIEEGDHVIAQANSPLKDGAFVEDFVSCRFRGESELRPSAEVDYMDVSPMQTVSVAAALVPFLEHDDANRALMGANMQRQAVPTLRSQTPLVGTGIERAVARDSGVIVTAKRGGVIDQVDAGRIVVRVNEEEVGDNDAGVDIYTLTKYTRSNQNTNLNQRPLVNVGDVVAKGDTLADGSSTDLGELALGQNMLIAFMPWNGYNFEDSILLSERVVQEDRYTSIHIEELSCIARDTKLGAEEITADIPNVGEQALARLDESGIVYIGAEVKAGDIMVGKVTPKGESQLTPEEKLLRAIFGEKASDVKDSSLRVPPGMDGTVIDVQVFTRDGIEKDKRAKQIEEMEVKRIRKDLDDQFRILEGAIYNRMRTQLVGKTAMSGPGGLKRGAEITDAYLDGLKKDDWFKVNVKEEDVTEFLERAADQIKRHKEEFDKRFKEKQGKITQGDDLAPGVLKMVKVFLAVKRRIQPGDKMAGRHGNKGVVSNVVPVEDMPFSEDGTSVDIVLNPLGVPSRMNIGQILEVHLGWAAKGLGKKIQKMLEAQAKVAQIREFLDQVYNHHVAGAVQHVDLKSLTDEEIFALANNLQEGVPMATPVFDGAEETEIKAMLRLADLPESGQTVLFDGRTGEAFDRPVTVGYMHYLKLNHLVDDKMHARSTGPYSLVTQQPLGGKAQFGGQRFGEMEVWALEAYGAAYTLQEMLTVKSDDVQGRNQMYKNIVDGNHEMAAGMPESFNVLVKEIRSLGIDIDLEEVK; from the coding sequence ATGACCTACTCGTTTACCGAGAAGAAGCGCATCCGCAAGGATTTCGGCAAGCGTCCCCCTGTTTTGGGCGTTCCGAACCTGCTGACCATCCAGACCGACTCTTATCGCGAATTCCTGCAGGAGCATGTCGCTCCCAAGCAGCGCGATGAGAAGGGTCTCCACGCCGCGCTGAAGTCCGTGTTCCCGATCGTGAGCTATTCGGGCAATGCCGCACTTGAGTATGTCGACTATCGCCTGGGCGAGCCGCCGTTTGATGAGCGCGAGTGCCGCAACCGCGGCATGACCTTCGGTGCGCCGCTGCGCGTGACCGTGCGTCTGGTCATCTATGACAAGGACAGCCCGGCCTCCAAGAAAGCCGTGAAGTACGTGAAGGAGCAAGAAGTCTACATGGGCGAAATTCCGCTCATGACCGACACCGGCACTTTCATCATCAACGGTACTGAGCGCGTCATCGTTTCGCAGCTGCATCGTTCGCCGGGCGTGTTCTTCGATCATGACCGCGGCAAGACGCATAGCTCCGGCAAGCTGCTGTTCTCGGCCCGTGTGATTCCTTACCGCGGCTCGTGGCTCGACTTCGAGTTCGACCCGAAGGATGCACTGTTCACGCGTATCGACCGTCGCCGCAAGCTGCCGGTGACGGTGCTGCTGCGTGCGCTTGGCTACACCAATGTCGAAATGCTCGACGTGTTCTTCGAGCATAACGTGTTCCACCTGGGGAAGAAGGGCGGCACCACGCTGGAGCTCGTCGCCGAGCGCCTGCGCGGCGAAACGTTGACCTTCGATCTGACCATTGGTGACACGGTGCTGGTGGAAGCCGGCAAGCGCATCACGGCGCGTCACGTGCGTCAGCTCGCCGCCGAGAACATCACTGCGCTGGAAGTGCCGGACGACTATCCGGTCGGCCGCATCCTCGCGATTGACGTCATCGACCCCAAGACCGGCGAACTGCTGGCCCAGGCCAACGACGAAATCACCGCCGAGCAGTTGGAAAACTTCCGCAAGGCCGGTATCGAAGTCGTGCCGACGCTCTACGTCAACGACCTGGATCGCGGTGCGTACATCTCGCACACCCTGCGTATCGACAACACCAAGACGCCGCTCGAGGCGCTGGTGGAAATCTATCGCATGATGCGCCCGGGCGAGCCGCCGACCAAGGACGCCGCGCAGAACCTGTTCTACAACCTGTTCTTCACCTTCGATCGCTACGACCTGTCGGCCGTCGGTCGCATGAAGTTCAACCGTCGCGTGGGCCGTCAGGAAATCACGGGTCCGGGCGTGTTGTTCGACAAGAGGTACTTCGCTGACCGCAAGGAAGAGGAAGCTCAGAAGCTCGTTGCCTCACAGGGCGACCGCTCCGACATCCTCGACGTGCTCAAGGTGCTTATCGACATCAAGAACGGTCACGGTACCGTCGACGATATCGATCACCTGGGCAACCGTCGCGTGCGTTCGGTCGGTGAAATGGCCGAGAACACCTTCCGCATTGGTCTGGTGCGCGTCGAGCGCGCGGTGCGTGAGCGCCTGTCGCTGGCGGAGTCCGAAGGTCTGACCCCGCAGGAACTGATCAACGCCAAGCCGGTTGCGGCGGCGGTGAAGGAGTTCTTCGGCTCGTCGCAGCTCAGCCAGTTCATGGATCAGAACAACCCGCTGTCGGAAGTGACGCACAAGCGTCGCGTCTCGGCACTGGGCCCAGGCGGTCTGACGCGTGAACGCGCAGGCTTCGAAGTGCGCGACGTGCATCCGACTCATTACGGCCGCGTCTGCACCATCGAAACGCCGGAAGGTCCCAACATCGGCCTGATCAACTCGCTCGCCGTTTACGCGCGCACCAACCAGTATGGCTTCCTCGAGACGCCGTACCGCAAGGTCGTGGGCGGCAAGGTCACTGACCAGGTGGATTACCTGTCGGCGATCGAAGAGGGCGATCATGTGATCGCGCAGGCGAACTCCCCGTTGAAGGACGGCGCGTTTGTCGAAGACTTCGTGTCTTGCCGTTTCCGTGGCGAGTCCGAGCTGCGTCCGTCTGCTGAAGTGGACTACATGGACGTTTCGCCCATGCAGACCGTGTCGGTGGCGGCAGCACTTGTGCCCTTCCTCGAGCACGACGACGCGAACCGCGCACTCATGGGCGCGAACATGCAGCGTCAGGCTGTGCCGACCCTGCGTTCGCAGACCCCGCTGGTGGGTACGGGTATCGAGCGCGCTGTGGCACGTGACTCGGGCGTCATCGTTACCGCCAAGCGCGGCGGCGTGATCGACCAGGTCGACGCGGGTCGTATCGTGGTACGCGTGAACGAGGAAGAAGTCGGCGACAACGATGCCGGCGTCGATATCTATACGCTGACCAAGTACACCCGCTCCAACCAGAACACCAACCTCAACCAGCGTCCGCTAGTGAACGTGGGTGATGTGGTGGCAAAGGGCGACACGTTGGCCGACGGTTCGTCGACCGACCTGGGCGAGCTCGCGCTCGGCCAGAACATGCTGATCGCCTTCATGCCGTGGAACGGCTACAACTTCGAAGACTCGATCCTGCTCTCCGAGCGCGTCGTGCAAGAAGACCGCTACACCTCGATCCACATCGAGGAGCTGTCGTGCATCGCGCGTGATACCAAGCTGGGCGCCGAGGAAATCACCGCCGACATCCCGAACGTGGGTGAGCAGGCACTGGCTCGCCTCGACGAATCAGGCATCGTGTACATCGGTGCGGAAGTGAAGGCCGGCGATATCATGGTCGGCAAGGTCACGCCGAAGGGCGAGAGCCAGCTTACGCCGGAAGAAAAGCTGCTGCGTGCGATCTTCGGCGAAAAGGCTTCCGACGTTAAGGACAGCTCGCTGCGCGTGCCGCCGGGTATGGACGGCACCGTCATCGACGTGCAGGTCTTCACTCGCGACGGTATCGAGAAGGACAAACGCGCCAAGCAAATCGAGGAAATGGAAGTCAAGCGCATCCGCAAGGATCTTGATGACCAGTTCCGCATTCTCGAGGGCGCGATCTACAACCGTATGCGCACCCAGCTCGTCGGCAAGACCGCGATGAGCGGTCCCGGCGGCCTCAAGCGCGGCGCCGAGATCACTGACGCTTACCTGGACGGTCTGAAGAAGGACGACTGGTTCAAGGTCAACGTCAAGGAAGAGGATGTAACCGAGTTCCTCGAGCGCGCGGCTGACCAGATCAAGCGCCATAAGGAAGAGTTCGACAAGCGCTTCAAGGAAAAGCAGGGCAAGATCACCCAGGGCGACGACCTTGCTCCGGGCGTGCTCAAGATGGTCAAGGTGTTCCTGGCCGTAAAGCGCCGCATCCAGCCGGGCGACAAGATGGCCGGTCGCCACGGTAATAAGGGTGTGGTGTCCAACGTGGTGCCGGTGGAGGACATGCCGTTCTCCGAAGACGGTACCTCGGTCGACATCGTGCTGAACCCGCTGGGCGTGCCGTCGCGTATGAACATCGGTCAGATTCTGGAAGTGCATCTTGGCTGGGCCGCAAAGGGTCTGGGTAAGAAGATCCAGAAGATGCTCGAAGCGCAGGCCAAGGTGGCGCAGATCCGTGAGTTCCTCGACCAGGTGTACAACCACCACGTCGCTGGCGCCGTGCAGCATGTCGACCTGAAGTCGTTGACCGACGAAGAAATCTTCGCCTTGGCCAACAACCTGCAGGAAGGCGTGCCGATGGCGACACCGGTGTTCGACGGTGCCGAGGAAACAGAGATCAAGGCGATGCTCAGGCTCGCTGATCTGCCGGAATCCGGCCAGACGGTGCTGTTCGACGGTCGTACTGGCGAGGCGTTCGATCGCCCGGTCACCGTGGGCTACATGCACTACCTGAAGCTGAACCACCTGGTCGACGACAAAATGCACGCGCGTTCGACCGGTCCGTACTCGCTCGTCACCCAGCAGCCGCTGGGCGGCAAGGCGCAGTTCGGTGGCCAGCGCTTCGGTGAAATGGAAGTCTGGGCGCTGGAAGCCTACGGCGCGGCCTACACCCTGCAGGAAATGCTGACGGTGAAGTCCGATGACGTGCAGGGCCGTAACCAGATGTACAAGAACATTGTCGACGGCAACCACGAGATGGCGGCGGGCATGCCGGAGTCCTTCAACGTGTTGGTGAAGGAAATCCGCTCGCTCGGTATCGATATTGATCTGGAAGAAGTGAAGTGA
- the rplK gene encoding 50S ribosomal protein L11: MAKKVTGYIKLQVKAGQANPSPPVGPALGQRGLNIMEFCKAFNAATQKLEPGLPIPVIITAYSDRSFTFITKTPPASILIKKATGIAKGSSKPNTDKVGKITRKQLEDVAKQKEPDLTAADLDAAVRTIAGSARSMGFVVEG; this comes from the coding sequence ATGGCAAAGAAAGTAACTGGTTATATCAAGCTGCAGGTCAAGGCCGGTCAGGCCAATCCGTCGCCGCCGGTGGGTCCGGCCCTCGGTCAGCGCGGCCTGAACATCATGGAGTTCTGCAAGGCGTTCAATGCCGCTACGCAGAAGCTGGAGCCAGGTCTCCCGATCCCCGTGATCATCACGGCCTATTCGGACCGTAGCTTCACCTTTATCACCAAGACCCCGCCGGCGTCGATCCTGATCAAGAAGGCCACGGGCATCGCCAAGGGCTCGTCCAAGCCGAACACCGACAAGGTCGGCAAGATCACCCGCAAGCAGCTGGAAGACGTTGCAAAGCAGAAGGAGCCGGATCTCACGGCTGCTGATCTGGACGCTGCAGTGCGCACCATCGCTGGTAGCGCGCGCAGCATGGGCTTTGTGGTGGAGGGCTAA
- the tuf gene encoding elongation factor Tu, whose product MAKGKFERTKPHVNVGTIGHVDHGKTTLTAALTKVGAERFGGEFKAYDAIDAAPEEKARGITISTAHVEYESPNRHYAHVDCPGHADYVKNMITGAAQMDGAILVCSAADGPMPQTREHILLSRQVGVPYIVVFLNKADMVDDAELLELVEMEVRELLSKYEFPGDDTPIIKGSAKLALEGDQSEIGVPAIIALVEALDTYIPEPQRAIDQPFLMPVEDVFSISGRGTVVTGRIERGIIKVGDEVEVVGIRPTQKTTVTGVEMFRKLLDQGQAGDNAGLLLRGLKRDDVERGQVLAKPGTITPHTDFEAEVYVLSKDEGGRHTPFFKGYRPQFYFRTTDVTGAIELPEGVEMVMPGDNIKVVVSLIHPIAMDQGLRFAIREGGRTVGAGVVAKVIK is encoded by the coding sequence ATGGCAAAGGGTAAATTCGAGCGCACCAAGCCGCACGTCAACGTCGGCACGATTGGTCACGTGGACCACGGCAAGACGACGCTGACGGCCGCACTGACCAAGGTCGGCGCAGAGCGCTTCGGTGGCGAATTCAAGGCGTATGACGCGATTGACGCGGCGCCGGAAGAAAAGGCACGTGGTATCACGATTTCGACGGCTCACGTCGAATACGAATCGCCGAACCGCCACTACGCCCACGTGGACTGCCCGGGCCACGCCGACTACGTGAAGAACATGATCACGGGTGCCGCGCAGATGGACGGCGCGATCCTGGTGTGCTCGGCCGCTGACGGCCCGATGCCGCAGACCCGCGAACACATTCTGCTGTCCCGTCAGGTGGGCGTGCCCTACATCGTCGTGTTCCTGAACAAGGCCGACATGGTGGACGACGCCGAGCTGCTCGAGCTGGTCGAGATGGAAGTGCGTGAACTGCTGTCGAAGTACGAGTTCCCGGGCGACGACACCCCGATCATCAAGGGTTCGGCCAAGCTGGCGCTGGAAGGCGACCAGTCGGAAATCGGCGTGCCGGCGATCATCGCCCTCGTGGAGGCGCTGGATACCTATATTCCGGAGCCGCAGCGTGCGATCGACCAGCCGTTCCTGATGCCGGTGGAAGACGTGTTCTCGATCTCCGGCCGCGGCACCGTGGTGACCGGTCGTATCGAGCGCGGCATCATCAAGGTCGGTGACGAAGTCGAAGTGGTGGGCATCCGCCCGACCCAGAAGACCACCGTCACGGGCGTGGAAATGTTCCGCAAGCTGCTGGACCAGGGTCAGGCAGGCGACAACGCCGGTCTGCTGCTCCGCGGCCTGAAGCGCGACGACGTCGAGCGTGGTCAGGTGCTGGCCAAGCCGGGCACGATCACCCCGCACACCGACTTCGAGGCTGAGGTGTATGTGCTGTCGAAGGACGAAGGTGGTCGTCACACCCCGTTCTTCAAGGGCTACCGTCCGCAGTTCTACTTCCGCACGACCGACGTGACCGGCGCGATTGAGCTGCCGGAAGGCGTGGAAATGGTCATGCCGGGCGACAACATCAAGGTGGTTGTCAGCCTGATCCACCCGATCGCCATGGACCAGGGTCTGCGCTTCGCCATTCGCGAAGGCGGCCGTACCGTTGGTGCCGGCGTGGTGGCCAAGGTCATCAAGTAA
- a CDS encoding acyl-CoA thioesterase, which translates to MPGKQHEVNFRFLAQPTDVNFGGKVHGGMVMKWIDQAGYACAVAWSGAYCVTASVSGIQFVKPILIGDMVTVRARLIHTGRSSMHMAVDVLARDLRSDEHRLATSCVMVFVALDAPEGKPTPVPTWQPRDDHERLLQEQAMKLMNLSKEMEQLVDAHVAEGV; encoded by the coding sequence ATGCCCGGCAAGCAACATGAAGTGAATTTCCGTTTCCTGGCTCAGCCGACTGATGTCAATTTCGGCGGCAAGGTGCACGGCGGCATGGTGATGAAGTGGATCGATCAGGCGGGTTACGCCTGCGCTGTCGCATGGAGCGGGGCCTACTGCGTTACCGCGTCGGTCAGTGGTATCCAGTTCGTGAAGCCCATTCTCATCGGTGACATGGTCACTGTGCGGGCGCGCCTGATCCATACGGGGCGCTCCAGCATGCACATGGCCGTGGATGTGCTGGCGCGCGATCTGCGCAGCGACGAGCATCGCTTGGCGACCAGTTGCGTGATGGTGTTTGTGGCGCTGGATGCACCTGAGGGCAAGCCTACGCCGGTGCCGACATGGCAGCCGCGCGATGACCATGAGCGCCTGCTGCAGGAGCAGGCCATGAAGCTCATGAATCTTTCCAAGGAGATGGAGCAGCTTGTTGACGCGCACGTCGCGGAAGGTGTCTGA
- the nusG gene encoding transcription termination/antitermination protein NusG: MSKRWYVVHAYSGFENQVKRSLDERIRRAGMEERFGEVLVPTEEVIEMRSGQKRRSERKFFPGYVLVQIETDTEGKAPRIDDECWHLVKETPKVMGFIGGTADRPLPIRDSEADAILSRVREGVEKPKPKVLFEPGEMVRVTDGPFNDFNGVVEEVNYEKSRLRVAVLIFGRSTPVELEFGQVEKA; encoded by the coding sequence ATGAGCAAGCGTTGGTATGTGGTGCACGCCTATTCGGGCTTCGAAAACCAGGTAAAGCGGTCGCTTGATGAGCGAATCCGTCGCGCTGGTATGGAGGAGAGGTTCGGCGAAGTGTTGGTTCCGACCGAAGAGGTCATCGAGATGCGTAGCGGCCAGAAGCGCCGCAGCGAGCGCAAGTTCTTTCCTGGTTACGTTCTCGTGCAGATCGAGACGGATACCGAGGGTAAGGCGCCGCGCATCGACGACGAGTGCTGGCACTTGGTCAAGGAAACCCCGAAAGTCATGGGTTTCATTGGTGGCACGGCGGACCGACCGCTCCCGATCCGTGACTCTGAGGCCGATGCCATTCTGAGTCGCGTTCGTGAGGGTGTCGAGAAGCCTAAGCCCAAGGTCCTGTTTGAGCCTGGCGAAATGGTTCGCGTCACCGATGGTCCGTTCAATGACTTCAACGGCGTGGTCGAAGAGGTCAACTACGAGAAGAGCCGGCTACGCGTCGCGGTGCTCATTTTCGGTCGATCGACCCCGGTTGAGCTGGAATTCGGTCAGGTCGAGAAAGCCTGA
- the secE gene encoding preprotein translocase subunit SecE — protein sequence MNTKAESTKGATGADIAKLVLAVIVLAAGIFAYSWFGSDGAVPQSVRLLGVLAALILSLAIGAFTAPGRRVRAFLGESQFELRKVVWPARDETLKTTGIIIVVVIVLSLLLGLIDLILKSVVLDWLLKLGT from the coding sequence ATGAATACGAAGGCAGAATCAACTAAGGGCGCTACTGGCGCCGATATTGCCAAGCTGGTGCTGGCCGTAATCGTGCTGGCAGCCGGCATTTTTGCGTATTCTTGGTTCGGCAGTGACGGCGCAGTTCCACAGTCGGTACGACTGCTGGGCGTGCTGGCGGCGCTGATCCTTTCGCTGGCCATCGGTGCGTTCACTGCCCCTGGCCGGCGTGTGCGCGCCTTCCTCGGCGAGTCGCAGTTCGAATTGCGCAAGGTGGTCTGGCCTGCCCGCGACGAAACGCTCAAGACGACCGGCATTATCATTGTCGTGGTCATTGTGCTTTCGCTGCTGCTGGGCCTGATTGATCTGATCCTGAAGTCGGTCGTGCTCGACTGGCTGCTCAAGCTCGGTACATGA
- the rplJ gene encoding 50S ribosomal protein L10: protein MALNLSQKQEVVAELAEVAAKAHSLVAAEYAGTTVEQMTAMRKKARESGVFLKVVKNTLASRAVVGTEFEVVKDALTGPLLYAFSTEEPGAAGRLIKEFAKTNDKLKARVVSVEGKLLPAEHVEVLASLPTREQALAMLARVLAEPASMFARVVKAVADKQGGGEVAAEAPAEAEPA, encoded by the coding sequence ATGGCTCTGAATCTCTCTCAGAAGCAAGAAGTAGTCGCCGAACTGGCAGAAGTTGCCGCGAAGGCTCACTCCTTGGTCGCTGCCGAGTATGCGGGCACCACGGTCGAACAGATGACCGCGATGCGCAAGAAGGCTCGCGAATCCGGCGTGTTCTTGAAGGTTGTCAAGAACACGCTTGCATCGCGCGCTGTGGTAGGTACCGAGTTTGAGGTCGTCAAGGACGCCCTGACCGGTCCGCTGCTGTACGCATTCTCGACCGAGGAGCCCGGCGCTGCCGGTCGCCTGATCAAGGAATTCGCCAAGACCAACGACAAGCTGAAGGCGCGCGTCGTCTCGGTGGAAGGCAAGCTGCTTCCGGCCGAGCACGTCGAAGTGCTGGCGTCGCTGCCGACTCGCGAACAGGCACTGGCCATGCTGGCCCGTGTGCTGGCTGAGCCCGCTTCGATGTTCGCCCGCGTGGTCAAGGCTGTGGCCGACAAGCAGGGTGGTGGCGAAGTTGCCGCCGAGGCCCCGGCTGAAGCCGAGCCCGCCTAA
- the rplL gene encoding 50S ribosomal protein L7/L12: MSLTNEQIVEAVAAKSLMEVMDLVKAIEEKFGVTAAAPVMMAAGPAAAGPAVEEQTEFDVILKSAGDKKVDVIKAVRAITGLGLKEAKDLTEAGGVVKEAASKDDAAKFKKDLEAAGATVELK; the protein is encoded by the coding sequence ATGTCCCTGACCAACGAACAGATCGTTGAAGCCGTCGCCGCCAAGTCGCTGATGGAAGTGATGGACCTGGTGAAGGCCATCGAAGAAAAGTTTGGCGTCACCGCCGCCGCCCCCGTGATGATGGCCGCTGGTCCGGCCGCTGCTGGCCCGGCTGTTGAAGAACAGACCGAGTTTGACGTCATCCTCAAGAGCGCAGGCGACAAGAAGGTCGACGTGATCAAGGCCGTCCGCGCCATCACGGGCCTGGGCCTGAAGGAAGCGAAGGACCTGACCGAAGCCGGTGGCGTCGTGAAGGAAGCCGCTTCGAAGGACGACGCTGCGAAGTTCAAGAAGGACCTCGAAGCTGCCGGCGCCACGGTCGAACTGAAGTAA
- a CDS encoding GNAT family N-acetyltransferase, translating to MEFDLRFHLAFLAGVLVGVAAVRNDSHVVYLFVSTRYQGQGIARKLWDRLRNDCERRAGTRVFTLNAAEGAVPVYQRFGFVVDRDPARLRGKVVAVPMICYGASSSQRKGRPDKASRTDVSVAGESVRTVSETEAGGSAIVLGIVDANRIASRVFSGASAFPARWAMIMGKRGSVALGCVAWQDVSAAQASSATDCRRLEASWRRCRSGSLHDAPCSPMRHVLPWLAGLRAARARPGIRAVCVAWARAHNLATVPLESLLHARQAT from the coding sequence ATGGAGTTCGATCTGCGCTTCCATCTCGCCTTCTTGGCTGGCGTGCTGGTTGGCGTCGCCGCGGTGCGCAACGATAGTCACGTGGTCTATCTGTTTGTCAGTACGCGATACCAGGGTCAGGGCATCGCTAGAAAACTGTGGGATCGCTTGCGCAACGATTGTGAGCGCCGCGCAGGCACGCGTGTGTTCACGCTCAATGCGGCTGAGGGGGCCGTCCCGGTCTACCAGCGCTTCGGTTTCGTGGTCGATCGCGATCCAGCGCGCCTGCGTGGCAAGGTGGTGGCAGTGCCCATGATCTGTTACGGCGCGAGTTCGTCGCAGCGTAAGGGGCGGCCTGACAAGGCATCGCGAACCGACGTAAGTGTGGCGGGAGAGTCCGTCAGAACCGTATCTGAGACCGAGGCAGGCGGCAGCGCGATAGTCCTGGGCATTGTTGACGCCAATCGGATCGCTTCGAGGGTGTTTTCCGGGGCGTCGGCCTTCCCGGCGCGATGGGCGATGATTATGGGCAAGCGCGGCTCCGTCGCGTTAGGGTGCGTGGCCTGGCAGGACGTCAGTGCGGCGCAGGCGAGCAGTGCGACGGACTGTCGGCGGCTGGAGGCTTCATGGCGGCGGTGTCGAAGCGGGTCGCTGCATGATGCGCCTTGTTCGCCCATGCGTCATGTCCTGCCATGGCTCGCTGGGTTGCGCGCGGCGAGAGCCCGGCCAGGAATACGGGCGGTGTGCGTGGCGTGGGCGAGGGCGCATAATCTCGCTACTGTTCCCCTCGAGTCTCTCCTCCATGCCCGGCAAGCAACATGA